A region of Photobacterium sanguinicancri DNA encodes the following proteins:
- a CDS encoding DUF3131 domain-containing protein produces MKWFPYTLPHLSTALVLGFVLGTPLSLANTSTNTTDKATATRSSETHSVPSTEAPSFFGGRAVTQAIDDSKTSIIEFQRRSISPAIITPEQQGISQTNADEDADNFALGHHSHITSAKHSEKQSIHRMYSPSEATELSREDLLLIKKARYYIDRNWNSTTGLIDSVQGYSHATMWDVGSSIGAILALEYLGEYTRLQANDMLEKTLTTLVDLPLYKGILPNRQYNTKTGQPSGSLSQTKTNGDGWSALDIGRLLIWLNIAASYKPELADQIDAITEQWNIARSVHQGTLFGEHKSKTSTSYRQEGRLGYLQYAAQGFAMEEQDVSEALGPKYSKHVTVDDEEVYIDIRNLPYFTTDPYVLQAIELGYHDLWWNQLDALYSLHKNRYDKSQKLTIFAEDALSQRPWFAYNNIYFYGKSWLSTSPGGKPIENGQAFSNKVAFGLSVLYKDSYSQLLYKTVVNNSLNNRSIPTGLFKANSPNTAYNINTNSLILVSLWYKQRGFKPIFDYMPPSKTDTSNDEIKL; encoded by the coding sequence ATGAAATGGTTCCCGTACACACTTCCACATCTATCTACAGCCTTGGTGCTGGGATTTGTTCTGGGTACACCATTGAGCCTTGCCAATACTTCCACTAATACCACAGATAAAGCGACAGCCACCCGTTCGTCTGAAACCCACAGCGTTCCTAGCACTGAAGCACCCAGTTTTTTTGGCGGACGTGCCGTGACACAAGCGATAGACGATAGTAAAACCAGTATTATCGAATTCCAGCGCCGAAGTATCTCCCCCGCCATTATCACGCCCGAACAGCAAGGTATATCCCAAACCAATGCTGACGAAGACGCTGATAATTTCGCGCTCGGTCATCATAGCCATATTACCAGTGCTAAACACTCAGAGAAGCAATCGATTCATCGCATGTACTCGCCTTCTGAGGCCACAGAGCTCAGCCGTGAAGACCTTTTATTAATAAAAAAAGCGCGATATTACATTGACCGAAACTGGAATAGCACAACAGGTTTGATTGATTCAGTACAAGGCTATTCTCACGCAACAATGTGGGACGTAGGCAGTAGTATTGGCGCGATTTTGGCGTTGGAATACCTAGGGGAATACACCAGACTACAAGCCAATGACATGCTTGAAAAAACACTAACAACTCTGGTCGATCTACCCTTATATAAAGGCATACTCCCAAATAGGCAATACAACACCAAAACAGGTCAACCCTCAGGCTCACTCAGCCAAACAAAGACAAATGGTGATGGCTGGTCAGCCTTAGATATTGGTCGATTACTTATCTGGCTTAATATTGCGGCCAGTTACAAACCTGAATTAGCAGATCAAATCGATGCCATTACTGAACAATGGAATATTGCCCGTTCGGTTCATCAAGGCACTCTATTTGGCGAACATAAATCAAAGACGTCGACCTCCTACCGTCAAGAAGGCAGGCTGGGCTATTTGCAATATGCCGCTCAAGGGTTTGCGATGGAGGAACAGGATGTATCAGAAGCACTAGGGCCGAAATACAGTAAACATGTCACTGTTGATGATGAAGAAGTGTATATAGATATTCGCAATTTGCCCTATTTTACCACCGATCCCTACGTACTACAGGCAATCGAGTTAGGCTATCACGACCTATGGTGGAACCAGCTAGATGCGCTTTATAGCCTGCATAAAAACCGCTATGACAAATCACAAAAACTCACTATCTTTGCTGAAGATGCACTGAGCCAACGCCCATGGTTTGCATACAATAATATCTATTTCTACGGCAAGAGTTGGCTTTCAACATCACCAGGGGGCAAACCGATTGAAAATGGGCAAGCATTCAGCAACAAAGTCGCCTTTGGTTTAAGCGTGTTATACAAAGACAGCTATAGCCAGTTGTTATACAAAACCGTGGTGAACAACAGTTTAAATAACCGCTCTATTCCAACAGGTTTATTTAAAGCAAACTCCCCCAACACCGCTTATAACATTAATACCAACTCGCTAATTTTGGTATCTTTGTGGTACAAGCAGCGCGGCTTTAAGCCTATCTTTGACTACATGCCACCGAGTAAAACCGACACATCTAACGACGAAATCAAGCTTTGA